The DNA region ACTGCGTACCACGCCCGAGAAGCACTTCAAGAACATTGCCGAGACCATTCGCTATGCAAAGCGCCGCAAACTCCTGGTAAACGTATACCTCGAGGACTGGTCATCGGGTGTGCAAGACAGCTTCGACTACGTCTTCGGGCACGTCTCGAATCTGTCGACCCTGGGCGTGAAGCGCATTTATCTGCCGGACACCCTCGGTATCCTGGCGCCCGATGATACCGGTCGTTTCGTCGACTTGATGACGCGCACCTGGCCGGAGCTGCACTTCGAATTCCACGGTCACCACGACTACGGACTGGCCACCGCGAATTGCCTGGCTGCGATCGAAGCCGGCGCGCGCGGCATACATACCAGCGTCAACGGCATGGGCGAGCGCGCCGGCAATACGCGCCTGGCGGAGGTCACTGCAGCCGTCAACGATCTGACCCGGTACCAGACGCGCGTGAACGAGAGCAGGCTCACCTCGGTGAGCGAGATGGTCGCGACGTTCTCGGGCAAGCCAATCGCAGAAAACGCGCCGGTCGTCGGCCGCGACGTCTTCACACAGACCGGAGGAATTCACGCCGACGGCGACTCGAAGGCCGACCTCTACGCGAATAAGCTTCTGCCCAAGCGTTTTGGCCGGAAGCGCCGCTATGCGCTGGGCAAGATGGCCGGCAAGGCGTCGCTCGACCAGAACCTGAAAACCCTGGGCATCAAGCTGCAAAAAGAGAACCGGGCGCGCGTTCTGCAGCGGATTGTCGAACTGGGCGACAAGAAACACACGGTGACGCCCGAAGACCTGCCCCTGATCATCGCCGATGTCCTGAAGACACCTCAGGAGCAGCGTTACTCGATCGAGAGCTATCACTTCTCCTCGAGTAGCGACGGGCTTCCGAACGCCGAAATCTCGGTCAGCTACCGCGGCCGGTGCACGAAGGGGAACTCCAGTG from bacterium includes:
- a CDS encoding 2-isopropylmalate synthase, translated to MPRIAVKNAIEIMDTTLRDGEQTPNVAYTPSEKYQLARLLLSEVEIDRIEIGQARISEGEAAAIRRITSWAAKSRMKNRVEIMGLVDGQISVDWIVANGGGAINLLTKGSREHCEKQLRTTPEKHFKNIAETIRYAKRRKLLVNVYLEDWSSGVQDSFDYVFGHVSNLSTLGVKRIYLPDTLGILAPDDTGRFVDLMTRTWPELHFEFHGHHDYGLATANCLAAIEAGARGIHTSVNGMGERAGNTRLAEVTAAVNDLTRYQTRVNESRLTSVSEMVATFSGKPIAENAPVVGRDVFTQTGGIHADGDSKADLYANKLLPKRFGRKRRYALGKMAGKASLDQNLKTLGIKLQKENRARVLQRIVELGDKKHTVTPEDLPLIIADVLKTPQEQRYSIESYHFSSSSDGLPNAEISVSYRGRCTKGNSSGDGGFDAFIKALTKAMRPFEIKLPQLVDYKVRIPAGGKSGALVETLITWQTNARAQAFTTMGVDSDQLVAAVVATEKMLNLLATRRASR